ATATCTCCAATACTTGATATGTATAGCAATGAGATTATCTCATATGACTTATCTCTAAGTCCTAATTTAAAACAAATATCGAATATGTTAAGAAAAGCATTTAGCAAATTTCCAAAATTAAATAACTTGATACTACACTCAGATCAAGGTTGGCAATACCAACATAAATATTATGTTAATGAACTAAAAAAACATGGTATAAGACAATCAATGTCAAGAAAAGGGAATTGTTACGATAATTCTATTATGGAAACATTCTTTGGAAGATTAAAAAATGAAGTTTATTATGGCTGTGAAAAGAGCTATAGCTCCTATGAAGAATTTTCTAAAGCAATAGAAGAATACATCTATTATTACAATAACGAAAGAATTCAATCAAAAACAAAATGGATGCCACCTACAAAATATAGGTTAGCATCCACTACAACTAATTAATTAAATATTGTGTCCAGTTTTATGGGTACACATCAATTAAAAGTAGTCGCTAATTTTTTTGATTATAAAGCTTGAATAGCTGCCATAGTTACATAGTTGTATGGTTGATTGTAATGTGGCAAGAAGAATATATCAGTAAGAGCTAGTTTGTCGATTGTAACG
This Finegoldia magna ATCC 53516 DNA region includes the following protein-coding sequences:
- a CDS encoding IS3 family transposase, which produces MVKELKEKGYRLNYLLIAIDLPKSTYYFELNKVDKIKVKNRPIADKITEIFNLHKGRYGVRRVYMELINQGYVINHKKVQKIMHELKLFGKRSKEKYHSYKGKIGKVADNIINREFKADRPLQKWTTDVSEFKFSWGKCYISPILDMYSNEIISYDLSLSPNLKQISNMLRKAFSKFPKLNNLILHSDQGWQYQHKYYVNELKKHGIRQSMSRKGNCYDNSIMETFFGRLKNEVYYGCEKSYSSYEEFSKAIEEYIYYYNNERIQSKTKWMPPTKYRLASTTTN